One window from the genome of Rariglobus hedericola encodes:
- a CDS encoding DUF4340 domain-containing protein — translation MRTKVTLILILLNVALLAVIIYSRREWKHQQDLARISKRVLGDEAIGMKSLEITASGSTGKIRLERADENASWNLKSPIDWPANEHAIRRIVHELEFLEPINSFDVDGLAKNGQSLADYGLKPPKLTLDFTRPSRTPGGPDIATRLEIGDTTKVGGERLYVLSPDGKTVHVVNRSLAQSLIVGMDELRTDTLFTIPVFEVRSLGLQNAAPAPRVRLRRDGARWSFEAPIVTRASKSDAEVVISGLNRLRALDFINDVPTADTGLDKPSLRVTLEGNSRRETLLLGLPYPESPAFKKETLVPTTAYYARMEERSQVFVTSIPDGLLTTLRRAQEKLRDTRVLDFEPTSVSAISLIAAGQTEPLVLRRDDAAADVWRIVRPGGAPALPADAKFVGNLLQRLSLLTATPHNSKDSAFLRDAPSDAEVENYGFNLPQREITLTLAAGKTITLQIGVSGANGGTVQARVRGQPFIYAVPADTLNELPVAANVYRERTLRALPEGTRITSLTLTANDAADKPLVSLKPADNQSWDEALATETEPRREALKTVLASMATLRAKEFVNDVFTETTLVDGRPTPWKYTLAVTFTSGTGATQTGTTTLQVAERSGGGAQLAGSKEFNTVFVIEQSMLDALWTLTYGARDPGPPAAVVPATRAAAP, via the coding sequence ATGCGCACCAAAGTCACGCTCATCCTGATTCTCCTGAATGTCGCGCTGCTGGCCGTCATCATCTACTCGCGCCGCGAATGGAAACACCAGCAAGACCTCGCCCGCATCAGCAAACGCGTGCTCGGCGACGAGGCCATCGGCATGAAGTCCCTCGAGATCACCGCTTCGGGCAGCACGGGGAAAATCCGCCTTGAACGCGCCGACGAAAACGCCTCGTGGAACCTCAAGTCGCCGATCGACTGGCCCGCCAATGAACACGCCATCCGTCGCATCGTCCATGAACTCGAATTCCTGGAACCCATAAACAGTTTCGACGTGGACGGTCTGGCCAAGAACGGCCAATCGCTCGCCGATTATGGTCTGAAGCCACCGAAACTTACCCTCGATTTCACCCGCCCGTCCCGCACCCCCGGCGGCCCCGACATCGCGACCCGTCTGGAGATCGGCGATACCACCAAGGTCGGCGGCGAACGCCTCTACGTTCTTTCGCCCGACGGCAAAACCGTGCACGTCGTCAACCGCAGTCTCGCCCAAAGCCTCATCGTCGGCATGGACGAACTTCGCACCGACACGCTCTTCACTATTCCCGTGTTCGAAGTGCGTTCCCTCGGTCTGCAAAACGCCGCTCCCGCCCCCCGTGTCCGCCTTCGCCGCGACGGCGCCCGCTGGTCCTTTGAAGCCCCCATCGTCACCCGCGCCTCCAAGTCCGATGCCGAGGTTGTCATCAGCGGACTCAATCGTCTGCGCGCACTCGACTTTATCAACGACGTTCCCACGGCCGACACCGGCCTCGACAAGCCGTCCCTCCGCGTGACCCTCGAGGGCAACAGTCGTCGCGAAACCCTTCTCCTCGGTCTGCCGTATCCGGAGTCGCCCGCGTTCAAAAAAGAAACGCTCGTCCCCACCACCGCTTACTACGCCCGCATGGAGGAACGTTCGCAGGTATTCGTTACTTCGATACCCGATGGTTTGCTGACCACCCTCCGTCGCGCCCAGGAAAAACTCCGCGACACCCGCGTGCTCGATTTTGAACCGACGTCCGTCTCCGCCATTTCCCTCATCGCCGCCGGCCAGACCGAACCCCTCGTGTTGCGTCGCGATGATGCCGCGGCCGATGTCTGGCGGATCGTGCGCCCCGGTGGAGCACCCGCCCTCCCCGCCGACGCCAAATTCGTGGGCAATCTCCTCCAGCGTCTCTCCCTCCTCACCGCCACTCCGCACAACTCAAAGGATTCCGCCTTCCTCCGTGACGCGCCTTCCGATGCCGAGGTGGAAAACTACGGGTTCAACCTGCCGCAGCGCGAAATCACCCTCACCCTCGCCGCCGGAAAAACCATTACGCTCCAGATCGGCGTGAGCGGTGCCAATGGCGGCACCGTGCAGGCCCGCGTGCGCGGCCAGCCGTTCATCTACGCCGTCCCCGCCGATACGCTCAACGAGCTGCCGGTCGCCGCCAATGTTTACCGCGAACGCACTTTACGCGCCCTCCCCGAGGGCACCCGCATCACAAGCCTCACCCTCACCGCCAACGATGCCGCGGACAAACCGCTCGTGTCACTCAAGCCCGCCGACAATCAATCCTGGGACGAGGCGCTCGCCACGGAAACCGAACCCCGTCGCGAAGCGTTGAAAACCGTGCTCGCCAGCATGGCCACGCTCCGCGCCAAGGAATTCGTAAACGACGTGTTCACCGAGACCACGCTCGTTGACGGCAGGCCCACGCCGTGGAAATACACGCTTGCGGTGACCTTTACCTCCGGCACCGGCGCCACCCAGACAGGCACCACCACATTGCAGGTGGCCGAACGCTCCGGCGGTGGCGCCCAGCTCGCCGGATCCAAGGAATTCAACACCGTCTTCGTCATCGAGCAGTCGATGCTGGATGCCCTTTGGACGCTCACCTATGGCGCACGCGATCCCGGCCCTCCCGCCGCCGTCGTGCCCGCAACACGCGCCGCGGCTCCCTGA